A stretch of Candidatus Sulfotelmatobacter sp. DNA encodes these proteins:
- a CDS encoding helix-turn-helix domain-containing protein produces the protein MRAWFAGDFAECLALCGRVRADAPDDRAQLALLRARAMLRIGRPDEAIVELERTFVAAAGGLDTSLTARMLLGTAYVRRGELQRGIDLLLTAQADAARAHPTVRSEIALNLALGYYGERALDDADRALDAVLPDADIVYARALEYRGWVAVARADYVAATEAFTAALVTLDGCRHHDRFMEAMALEALATLAAERLDADAWAMVERRVARFDWSASGLSHSRYLVAYHASLMDEARGRVGDALAWTAHADEAAPTPATRLAAQCRRAEIFRAAGERYAHADLVSRVRVAADAIADESVGGHERNAFLALATELAASGDVLRASAVLKRHRRLRGPSAMSSLMNDPRDEAAIADAESVVAHAAGDLIQARERAQRAFELYRRIGYERRALVAATRLHELTGQTSLREYVDGVLRKVAASSPLRTIAPAVDPGDADPIVSELSPTERAVLVLLCEGMSTAAIAAARNRSKQTIRNTVSRILMTFGLPDRQALLRECVRRGLVL, from the coding sequence ATGCGAGCCTGGTTTGCCGGCGACTTCGCCGAGTGTCTCGCCCTGTGCGGACGCGTTCGCGCCGACGCGCCCGACGATCGGGCGCAACTCGCGCTCTTGCGCGCTCGCGCGATGCTGCGCATCGGGCGCCCCGACGAGGCGATCGTCGAGCTCGAGCGCACCTTCGTCGCGGCGGCCGGCGGACTCGACACCTCGTTGACCGCCCGCATGCTGCTGGGCACGGCCTACGTCCGCCGCGGCGAGCTGCAGCGCGGGATCGATCTGTTGCTCACGGCGCAAGCCGATGCCGCGCGCGCGCACCCGACGGTGCGCTCCGAGATCGCGCTCAACCTCGCACTGGGCTACTACGGGGAACGTGCGCTCGACGACGCCGACCGCGCGCTCGACGCGGTCTTGCCGGACGCCGACATCGTCTACGCGCGCGCGCTCGAGTACCGCGGCTGGGTCGCGGTCGCCCGCGCCGACTACGTCGCCGCGACCGAGGCGTTCACCGCCGCGCTGGTCACGCTCGACGGCTGCCGCCACCACGACCGCTTCATGGAAGCGATGGCGCTCGAAGCGTTGGCGACGTTGGCCGCGGAGCGCCTCGACGCCGACGCTTGGGCGATGGTCGAACGGCGGGTAGCGCGCTTCGATTGGTCCGCCAGCGGTCTCTCGCACTCGCGCTACTTGGTCGCGTATCACGCGTCGCTGATGGACGAAGCGCGCGGGCGCGTCGGCGACGCGTTGGCCTGGACGGCGCACGCCGACGAGGCGGCGCCGACGCCGGCGACGCGCCTGGCGGCGCAGTGCCGCCGGGCGGAGATCTTCCGCGCCGCCGGCGAGCGCTACGCGCACGCCGACCTCGTCAGCCGGGTGCGCGTCGCCGCCGATGCGATCGCCGACGAGTCGGTGGGCGGTCACGAGCGCAACGCGTTCCTCGCCTTGGCGACGGAGCTGGCCGCGTCGGGCGACGTGCTGCGCGCCAGCGCGGTGCTCAAGCGTCATCGGCGGCTGCGCGGTCCCTCGGCGATGTCCTCGCTGATGAACGATCCGCGCGACGAAGCCGCGATCGCCGACGCCGAGTCGGTCGTCGCGCACGCGGCCGGCGACCTCATCCAGGCGCGCGAGCGCGCCCAGCGCGCCTTCGAGCTGTATCGCCGCATCGGCTACGAGCGGCGCGCGCTGGTGGCCGCGACGCGGCTGCACGAGCTGACCGGGCAGACCTCGCTGCGCGAGTACGTCGACGGCGTTTTGCGCAAGGTCGCCGCCTCTTCGCCGCTGCGCACCATCGCGCCGGCCGTCGATCCGGGCGATGCCGACCCGATCGTCAGCGAGCTCTCGCCGACCGAACGCGCCGTGCTCGTGCTGCTGTGCGAAGGGATGTCGACCGCCGCGATCGCGGCCGCGCGCAACCGTTCGAAGCAGACCATCCGCAACACGGTCTCGCGCATCCTGATGACGTTCGGCTTGCCCGATCGTCAGGCGCTGCTGCGCGAGTGCGTGCGGCGCGGCCTGGTCCTCTAG
- a CDS encoding argininosuccinate synthase: protein MKIVLAYSGGLDTSVLLKQFIEQGHEVVAMTLNLGESDMVAGEGSQDALLAVRRKALQLGASDAVLIDARERFIDEYAYKALAANALYEGVYPLSAALSRPLIADLLVETAAEYGADAVAHGCTGKGNDQVRIEVGVRAKAPHLRTLAPLRDHPLSRPDAIAYAEKHGVPIAHTQAKPYSVDANLWGRSIEAGVLENPWNAPPDDAYAWTVAPHDAPAEGSEVVIAWERGLPSIDGATGAEMVFELNKLAGKNAVGRIDLIEDRVVGLKSREVYECPGSVTLIEAHKALERLVLTRDELRLKAALDQKYGELIYDALWSSPLRDALDAFNAKIAERLSGETRVKLLRGRAIVTGSRSPYALYDESLATYGAGDRFRHDAAGGFIEIHGLPVAAGAAKAAQAAERATPQTV, encoded by the coding sequence ATGAAAATCGTTCTCGCGTACTCTGGTGGCCTCGACACGTCTGTTTTGCTCAAGCAGTTCATCGAGCAGGGTCATGAAGTCGTGGCGATGACGCTCAATTTGGGCGAGTCCGACATGGTGGCCGGCGAAGGGTCGCAGGACGCGCTGCTGGCGGTCCGCCGCAAGGCCCTGCAGCTGGGCGCGTCCGACGCGGTGCTGATCGACGCGCGCGAACGGTTCATCGACGAGTACGCGTACAAGGCGCTGGCCGCCAACGCGCTCTACGAAGGCGTCTATCCGCTCAGCGCGGCGCTCTCGCGGCCGCTCATCGCCGACCTGTTGGTCGAGACCGCCGCCGAGTACGGCGCCGACGCGGTCGCCCACGGCTGCACCGGCAAGGGCAACGACCAAGTGCGCATCGAGGTCGGCGTGCGCGCCAAGGCGCCGCACCTGCGCACGCTCGCGCCGCTGCGCGACCATCCGCTCTCGCGCCCCGACGCGATCGCCTACGCCGAGAAGCACGGCGTGCCGATCGCGCACACGCAGGCCAAGCCCTACTCCGTCGACGCCAACCTGTGGGGTCGCTCGATCGAAGCCGGCGTGCTCGAGAACCCGTGGAACGCGCCGCCCGACGACGCCTACGCCTGGACGGTCGCGCCGCACGACGCGCCGGCCGAGGGCAGCGAGGTCGTCATCGCCTGGGAGCGCGGCCTGCCGTCGATCGACGGTGCGACCGGCGCCGAGATGGTGTTCGAGCTCAACAAGCTGGCCGGGAAGAACGCCGTCGGCCGCATCGACCTGATCGAGGACCGCGTCGTCGGGCTCAAGTCGCGCGAGGTCTACGAGTGTCCCGGCAGCGTCACGCTGATCGAGGCGCACAAAGCGCTCGAACGGCTGGTGCTCACGCGCGACGAGCTGCGCCTCAAGGCCGCGCTCGACCAGAAGTACGGCGAGCTGATCTACGACGCGCTATGGTCCTCGCCGCTGCGCGACGCGCTCGACGCGTTCAACGCCAAGATCGCCGAGCGGCTGAGCGGCGAGACGCGGGTGAAGCTGCTGCGCGGCCGCGCGATCGTGACCGGTTCGCGTTCGCCGTACGCGCTCTACGACGAGTCGCTGGCGACCTACGGCGCCGGCGACCGCTTCAGGCACGACGCGGCCGGCGGCTTCATCGAGATCCACGGCTTGCCGGTCGCGGCCGGCGCCGCCAAGGCCGCGCAGGCCGCCGAACGCGCCACCCCGCAGACGGTCTGA
- a CDS encoding acetate uptake transporter yields the protein MHALWTNAGLVETDRSLPEMRTIEAVHQATLAESAPMALFGFATGTFLVALLLSGLMPAATGMMAVVPALLFFAGVGQFIGGLFALSRGSTFGATAFCSFGMGNVIVASYAWMQQAGVIPTGTESTTLLGMGLFCFAYIALSLAIAALRTNVAYFLTVLALVPGYALVAATDVGAAPVVGQIGGWFLIAAALLAFYSGGAVVINSQWCREVFPLGAIGRH from the coding sequence TTGCACGCACTTTGGACCAACGCCGGCTTGGTCGAAACCGATCGCTCGTTGCCCGAGATGCGCACGATCGAAGCCGTGCACCAAGCGACACTCGCCGAGTCGGCGCCGATGGCACTGTTCGGCTTCGCGACCGGCACCTTCTTGGTCGCGCTGCTGCTCAGCGGCCTGATGCCGGCGGCGACCGGTATGATGGCCGTCGTTCCGGCCTTGCTGTTCTTCGCCGGCGTCGGACAATTCATCGGCGGCTTGTTCGCGCTCTCGCGCGGCAGCACGTTCGGCGCAACGGCTTTCTGCTCGTTCGGAATGGGCAACGTCATCGTCGCCTCGTACGCGTGGATGCAGCAGGCCGGCGTGATCCCCACCGGCACCGAGTCGACGACGCTGCTCGGTATGGGCTTGTTCTGCTTCGCCTACATCGCGCTCTCGCTCGCGATCGCGGCGCTGCGCACCAACGTCGCATACTTCCTGACCGTGCTGGCGCTGGTCCCCGGCTACGCGCTGGTCGCCGCGACCGACGTCGGTGCGGCGCCGGTCGTCGGCCAGATCGGCGGCTGGTTTCTGATCGCCGCGGCGCTGTTGGCCTTCTATTCCGGCGGTGCCGTCGTCATCAACAGCCAGTGGTGCCGCGAGGTGTTTCCGCTCGGCGCGATCGGGCGCCACTAG
- the argF gene encoding ornithine carbamoyltransferase has product MVTLPAAGRLRGRNVLTVTDLDGDELASLLALAQNLKARGREQLTLLRGKTLVMLFEKPSLRTRVSFEAGMTQLGGHAVAATGGDFGIGTRESPEDAGRVLSRYGDAIIYRTHAHEPLVRFAGAATVPTINALSEAAHPCQAFADLLTIRERFGTLAGLRLAFVGDARNNVAVSLTEAAAMCGMSITFAAPPTHRPSDALLGRLVKLGAAHNVTARAFTSPLRAVRDVDVVYTDVWTSMGDEQFVERNQAALRPYQVNAALMEAAAPHALFMHCLPAHRGEEVTADVIDGPHSVVFDQAENRLHAQKALLLALLTDLRGLSE; this is encoded by the coding sequence ATGGTTACGCTTCCGGCGGCCGGGCGGCTGCGTGGGCGGAACGTCCTCACCGTCACCGACCTGGACGGGGACGAGCTCGCCAGCCTGCTGGCGCTCGCCCAGAACCTCAAGGCCCGGGGCCGCGAGCAGCTCACCCTGCTGCGCGGCAAGACGCTGGTCATGCTCTTCGAGAAGCCCTCGCTGCGCACGCGCGTCTCGTTCGAGGCGGGGATGACGCAGCTGGGCGGCCACGCCGTGGCCGCGACCGGCGGCGATTTCGGCATCGGGACCCGTGAGTCGCCCGAGGACGCCGGGCGCGTGCTTTCGCGCTACGGCGACGCCATCATCTATCGCACCCACGCGCACGAACCGCTGGTCCGCTTCGCCGGCGCCGCCACCGTGCCGACGATCAACGCCCTTTCCGAAGCGGCGCACCCCTGTCAGGCCTTCGCCGACCTGCTGACGATCCGCGAGCGCTTCGGGACGCTGGCCGGTTTGCGGCTAGCGTTCGTCGGCGACGCGCGCAACAACGTCGCCGTCTCGCTGACCGAAGCCGCCGCGATGTGCGGGATGTCGATCACCTTCGCCGCGCCGCCGACCCACCGTCCCTCCGACGCGCTGCTCGGCCGGTTGGTGAAGCTCGGGGCCGCGCACAACGTGACCGCGCGCGCCTTCACCTCGCCGCTGCGCGCGGTGCGGGACGTCGACGTCGTCTACACCGACGTGTGGACCTCGATGGGCGACGAGCAGTTCGTCGAACGGAACCAAGCCGCGCTGCGGCCCTACCAGGTCAACGCCGCGCTGATGGAAGCGGCCGCGCCGCACGCGCTGTTCATGCACTGCTTACCGGCGCACCGCGGGGAAGAGGTGACGGCCGACGTGATCGACGGCCCGCACAGCGTCGTGTTCGATCAAGCCGAAAACCGGCTGCACGCGCAAAAGGCGCTGCTGCTGGCCCTCCTCACCGATCTCCGTGGGCTGAGCGAATGA
- a CDS encoding haloalkane dehalogenase: MARIDSLRTPEPAFAAVPDFAYAPLAVDDLPGYEGLRLTYVDAGPPGAAHVFLCLHGNPTWSFLYRRMFAVFLAEGARVIAPDLYGFGRSDKPTDERVYTFDFHRDALLRFVERLDLRGVTLVCQDWGGLLGLTLPPAQPDRFARVIAMNTLLATGDVPIREGFFAWKDYSNSHPDMDVAALLRRSTPILRDAEAAAYGAPFPDARYKAGVRAFPDLVPVTPEMDGTAIAREARDWWRTQWRGATFLAAGGKDPVLGEPAMLSLQSVIRDAPPPVVFPDAGHFIQEWGEPVARAALAAFRTSGA, translated from the coding sequence ATGGCGAGGATCGATTCTCTGCGGACGCCCGAGCCGGCATTCGCCGCGGTCCCGGATTTCGCGTACGCGCCGCTGGCCGTCGACGACCTGCCCGGTTACGAGGGCCTGCGGCTGACGTACGTCGACGCCGGGCCGCCCGGCGCCGCGCACGTCTTCCTGTGCCTGCACGGGAATCCGACCTGGAGCTTCCTCTACCGGAGGATGTTCGCGGTCTTCCTGGCCGAGGGCGCGCGGGTGATCGCGCCCGACCTGTACGGTTTCGGCCGCTCCGACAAACCGACCGACGAACGGGTCTACACGTTCGACTTTCACCGCGACGCGCTGCTGCGTTTCGTCGAGCGGCTCGATCTGCGCGGCGTGACGCTGGTCTGTCAGGACTGGGGCGGCCTGCTCGGCTTGACGTTGCCCCCGGCGCAGCCGGACCGCTTCGCGCGCGTGATCGCGATGAACACGCTGCTCGCCACCGGCGACGTGCCGATTCGCGAGGGCTTCTTCGCGTGGAAAGACTACAGCAACAGCCATCCCGACATGGACGTCGCCGCGCTGCTGCGCCGTTCGACTCCGATCTTGCGCGACGCCGAAGCGGCGGCGTACGGCGCGCCGTTTCCCGACGCGCGCTACAAGGCCGGGGTGCGCGCGTTCCCCGATCTGGTGCCGGTGACGCCCGAGATGGACGGCACCGCGATCGCTCGCGAGGCGCGCGACTGGTGGCGCACGCAGTGGCGCGGCGCGACGTTCCTCGCCGCCGGCGGGAAAGATCCCGTGCTGGGCGAGCCGGCGATGCTCTCGCTGCAGTCGGTCATCCGCGACGCGCCACCGCCGGTCGTCTTTCCCGACGCCGGTCACTTCATCCAGGAGTGGGGCGAGCCGGTCGCACGCGCCGCGCTGGCAGCGTTTCGCACGTCCGGCGCGTGA
- a CDS encoding GNAT family N-acetyltransferase: MEERRARRIRRAFSFDAAALARLRAASLRELGRLDDAHAGDFARDAQSDFTRLMLDDRLVAFVLCDGEEIVGSACAIFFERLPYPDGTLHAEIAGVYVAPGHRGEGWAAQLVHAVVDAVTVRGVRKTILHPSPLARPLYERLGFIDEPAMRLCTS, translated from the coding sequence GTGGAAGAACGACGGGCGCGCCGCATTCGGCGCGCTTTTTCTTTTGACGCGGCGGCGCTGGCGCGGCTGCGCGCGGCGAGCCTGCGGGAGCTGGGGCGGCTCGACGACGCGCATGCCGGCGACTTCGCGCGCGACGCGCAGTCCGACTTCACCCGGCTCATGCTCGACGATCGCCTGGTCGCGTTCGTGCTGTGCGACGGCGAGGAGATCGTCGGCTCGGCCTGCGCGATCTTCTTCGAGCGGCTGCCGTATCCGGACGGCACCCTGCACGCCGAGATCGCGGGCGTCTACGTCGCGCCCGGTCACCGCGGCGAGGGGTGGGCGGCGCAACTCGTGCACGCCGTCGTCGACGCCGTCACCGTCCGCGGGGTCCGCAAGACGATCCTCCACCCCTCGCCCCTGGCCCGCCCCCTCTACGAGCGGCTGGGGTTCATCGACGAGCCGGCGATGCGGCTATGCACGTCGTGA
- the argB gene encoding acetylglutamate kinase, with protein MQDPTTPITERPVVLIVLKYGGNAMAAEGAPDPVLDEVAALAARGDRVVLVHGGGPQIDAELRAKAIDEPRVAGLRVTGRAARDVVEYVLCGAVNKALVRALARRGARTVGISGEDGGLLVARRAGAIDGVDLGYVGEIERVEPSAIRVLLDAGFVAVVAPLALDRTDGAALNCNADTAAGAIAGALAADAYVVITNVAGVRRDLADPSSVIPRLSADQAEAFLVDGTFSDGMIPKMAAAIRAVRGGARRAVVAGAGPGAILAALAGQGTELTGT; from the coding sequence ATGCAGGACCCTACCACACCGATCACCGAGCGTCCCGTGGTGCTGATCGTCCTCAAATACGGCGGAAACGCGATGGCGGCCGAAGGCGCGCCCGACCCGGTGCTCGACGAGGTCGCGGCGCTGGCCGCGCGCGGTGACCGCGTCGTCCTCGTCCACGGCGGCGGGCCGCAGATCGACGCCGAGCTGCGCGCGAAGGCGATCGACGAGCCGCGTGTCGCCGGCCTGCGGGTGACGGGTCGCGCCGCGCGCGACGTGGTGGAGTACGTGCTGTGCGGCGCGGTCAACAAGGCGCTCGTGCGCGCGCTGGCGCGGCGCGGCGCGCGCACCGTCGGGATCTCCGGCGAGGACGGTGGGCTGCTCGTGGCGCGCCGGGCCGGCGCGATCGACGGCGTCGACCTGGGCTACGTCGGCGAGATCGAGCGGGTCGAGCCGAGCGCGATCCGGGTCCTACTCGATGCCGGCTTCGTGGCGGTGGTGGCACCGCTGGCGCTCGACCGCACCGACGGCGCCGCGCTCAACTGCAACGCCGACACGGCGGCCGGCGCGATCGCCGGCGCGCTCGCCGCCGACGCCTACGTCGTCATCACCAACGTCGCCGGCGTGCGCCGCGACCTGGCTGATCCGAGCTCCGTCATCCCGCGGCTGTCGGCCGATCAGGCCGAGGCCTTCCTCGTCGACGGAACCTTCAGCGACGGCATGATTCCCAAGATGGCGGCGGCGATTCGCGCCGTGCGCGGCGGTGCGCGCCGCGCCGTGGTGGCCGGCGCCGGACCGGGCGCGATCCTCGCGGCACTCGCGGGCCAAGGGACCGAACTGACCGGGACGTGA